The proteins below are encoded in one region of Apium graveolens cultivar Ventura chromosome 4, ASM990537v1, whole genome shotgun sequence:
- the LOC141718162 gene encoding uncharacterized protein LOC141718162, with amino-acid sequence MTETKNQNTNTNLQNAAINYNDPYFLSSGDNPRQQLGNLLLNGDNFINWSRGVKLALGAKNKLGFIDETLPMPDSTSSDFNKWTRNDYMVMSWLTFSTEQEISDSFIFASTARDLWLDVSERFGKSNAPLLYELQSSLSKIEQNNLSIAEYYGKLKNVWDKLQKANEAAETKKLIQLICGLNKNYDNVKTNLLSMEPLPTILKAYHILQQIEKQQSMTINMSKVPDVSVFYSNKPSFSVPRSFQNKKDFKRSKLDLTCDHCKKKGHTVDQYFKLTGVPEWYMNLKGKNSGVSTKFAANVADTSGLLLGIYVH; translated from the exons ATGACTGAAACCAAAAATCAGAATACAAACACTAATTTGCAGAATGCTGCAATCAACTATAACGATCCATATTTTCTTTCTTCCGGTGATAATCCGAGACAACAATTGGGGAATTTGTTGCTTAATGGTGATAACTTCATAAACTGGAGTCGTGGAGTGAAATTGGCGCTTGGTGCGAAAAATAAACTTGGTTTTATTGACGAAACATTACCGATGCCTGATTCTACATCATCAGATTTCAACAAATGGACTAGAAATGATTATATGGTGATGTCATGGCTTACGTTTTCTACGGAACAGGAAATATCTGACAGCTTTATCTTTGCTTCTACTGCTCGTGATCTTTGGCTTGATGTTTCTGAGCGTTTTGGTAAATCAAATGCTCCATTGCTGTATGAACTTCAGAGTAGTCTGTCTAAGATTGAACAAAATAATCTGTCGATTGCTGAATATTATGGAAAACTTAAGAATGTGTGGGACAAGTTACAA AAAGCTAATGAAGCAGCAGAGACTAAGAAGCTTATTCAATTGATTTGTGGTCTTAATAAGAACTATGACAATGTTAAGACTAATCTGTTGAGCATGGAGCCATTACCAACTATTTTGAAGGCATACCATATCTTACAACAGATTGAGAAACAACAGAGTATGACTATTAACATGTCTAAGGTTCCTGATGTTAGTGTATTTTATAGCAATAAGCCTTCATTTTCTGTTCCAAGGTCTTTTCAGAATAAGAAGGATTTTAAGAGGTCAAAGCTTGATTTGACATGTGATCATTGCAAGAAAAAAGGACATACTGTGGATCAATATTTCAAACTGACTGGAGTTCCAGAATGGTATATGAATCTTAAAGGAAAGAATTCCGGTGTTTCTACCAAATTTGCAGCTAATGTTGCTGATACTTCTGGTcttctgttaggaatatatgtgcattag